Below is a window of Geomonas oryzisoli DNA.
GAAGTGAGGTTTAACAGGGCCTCCCGGATGTCCTGCTCCACGCCGAGCTTCAGGTCGGCGATCTGGCGCTGGTTGCGTTCCAGGCGGCTGTCCAGCTCCAGGCGCTCACCCTTGCGGTCGTAGTCGAACAGGTTCAGCACCAGGTTGACCTGGAGCATGCCGGTGGGGTCGAGGTTGCTCATCTCCTGGCCGCTGGTGCCGTAGTTACCGCTCACCACGATCTTCGGAAGGTAGCGTGAGCGGGAGGCCTTCACCTGCTCCTCCAGCGAGGCGCGCTGGGAAAACAGCGAACGGTAGTCGGGACGGCTCTCCAGGGCTGCCTGGATTCCCTGCTCGATCCGCGGCGGTTCCAGGGGCTTGTAGGCGAGCTTGTCGGTGAGCGTGACAGGGGTGCCGAGATCGATGCCGACGCTGCGGGAGAGGGCGAGCAGGGCGAGCTGTGCGTTGTTACGCGTCACCAGGAGGTTCTGGCGGTCGTTGGCGAGCTGAACCTGGGCGCGCAGCACGTCCAGGCCGTCGGCCACCCCGGCGGCGCGCTGGTCCCGGGCGAGCTTCTCCAGCACCTCCGATGTCTGCACCCGGCTCTGCGCCGTCGCCACCCGGGCCTCGGTGTAGGCCGCGTTCAGGTACTGCACGGTGACCAGGCGGATCACCCCCCCGCGCGCGTCCCGGTAATCGTCGAGCCTGGCCTGCTTTTCCTTCTCAGCCGCCTTGATGGTGTGGTAGCTCTGCAGGTCGAGGATGTTCTGCTCGCCGTAGATGCGGAAGTCGTAGCTGGTGAAGGGGCCGACCACGGCGGGAGAGTTCGGGAGGCTGATCCCCTGGGCGCGCAGGTTGCGGGTTTGCCAGGCGAAGGGAGTCTCGATGCGCAGGTGCGGGAGGTAGCTGGAGAGCCTCCGTTCCCGCGTCCCTTCCGCCTCGTCCACCCTGGTCCTGGCGAGGACCGCGTTGAGGTTCGTCTCCAGCCCGCGGGTGATGGCCTGGTCCAGCGACAGCGCGACAGGCGGGGAGTCCTGGGCGGCGGCCTCCCTGACCGCCATCCCGAGCAGCAGTAAAACGGTCACCAGTTTCAAGGTCTTTACGATCATGGCGTGTCCTTCGTTGCCTGTTGCTGTTACGAGCGCGCTCCGTCCACGAAGACCTGGATGCTCTTTTTCAGGTTCTCTTCCAGCGGATCAACCGGGTTGAGCGACCAGGTGATCATGGTGCCGAAGATGATGCGCTGGAAGCTCTGCGCGATGCTGAAGGCATCGAGGTCGCTGCGGAGCTCCCCTGACTGCTGGCGTCTGGCGATCAGGACGGCGAGCTGCTCGATGTTACGCTGCATCGCCTCCGCCATCCGCTTCTGGACCGTCTCGCTGCCGAACACGGCGGTCATCAGGCTCTGGATCAGCCCGGGACTCTTTTCCTGCTCCATGGTCAGCGTCACCGCCAGTTGCAGCAGAAGCGGCGCGAGCGGGCGGTCCGAGTCACGGTTGCTCGCGACGAATTCCGCCACCCGCTCCATCTGCAGTTCCCGGTATTCCAGCAGAACGCTTTCCTTGTTGTCGAAGTAGTTGAAGAAGGTTCCCTTGCCCACGTCCGCGGCGGCGGTGATCGCCTCTATCGTGGTGGCGTTGAACCCTCTCTCCGCAAAGAGCGAGAGCGCGGCACGAAAGATCCGCTCCCTGGTTTCTTCGCTTCTCTTCGCCCTGCGGCCGGACTGGCGGCCGGCAGCGGCGGGGATCCGTTCGGTGGTGTTGCTCATCACGTCTCTCCTTAAGTTGACCGATGGTCAGGTGTGACTATAGGTCGTGTTGCGCAGTATGTCAAGTGGTCGTGAGAAGAGGTGGGCAGGGTGGGGGAGGACGGTGGGGGAGTGGGGAAGTTATTGAGGCGGAAAACCAACACGCATCGCTACTAGCTAAAAAGAAAGGGGGGCTGTCTGTCGACAGCCCCCTTTACTACGTCCTACTTCCAACCTTCCTAGTCTTCCTCTTCACCCTGGTGCTTCGGCCCGCGCGGCAGCTCGAGCAGCTCGGCTCCGAGCGACTCCGCGATGAACTTCAGTTCGCACATGCGCATGTGCTGGCCGTACACCTTGAGATCGAGGTCCGCTACCGCCACCAGTACGTGCCGCGGCTGGTGGGCTCCGTCCTGCATCTTGGTCCTGTGCCGATAAAAGATTTTGCCTGCCATGAAAGGGTGCCTCCTTTCCTTTTTATCCTCCATGAGGAGGGGGTACACCTTCATTATACAGGTTGATCATGTGGACGGCCAGTCGATGTATCACATGAAAGTGTCGACCCGCTTCCTCACACCCTGATCAGGGTGCCCACCTTCTCCTTGCGGATCGCCATCCCCACGGTGCCGCGCTTGTGGCCGTTGACGATGCGAATCTCCTTCACGTTGGCCATGTCCCGCAAGAGGTAGAGCATCTTCCGCTCCAGGACCATGTCCTCCATGTCCATCTTGATCAGCTCGTCCACCGTGATCTCCTCGATCAGTTCCGCCTTGGGGTTCACGCGCGGATCTTCCGTGAAGAGCCCGTCGACGTTCTTGACCAGGATGCAGCTCTTCGCCCCCAGCACCTCCGCCATGAGCAGGGCGCCGGTGTCGGTGCGGTGCGGCGGGATGAGGCCCGTCTCCGGCGGGTGCTCGTAGAGCCCGTAGGGCGGGGTGCCGTGGATCACCGGCAGCAGCTTCAGGTGCAGCATGGTGGGGAGGTCGAGGAGGTCGCCGGTCTTGACGCGGCTCCCCCCCCAGCGGGAGAGGAGCAGGGTGACGATCTCGGCATTCTGCTCGCTGATCTTCCCGGCGAGCTCGGCAAGGACGCCGGTCGGCATGCCGAGGTCGATGCCGATGTCCAGGATGTGGCGCACCCTTACGCCGCCGCCGGTAACCACCATGAGCTGGTTTTCCCGGGACAGCTCGCCGATCTCCTCCAGAAGCGGCAGGACCACCTCGCGCCCGTAGTCGATGATGCCGTGCCCGCCGATCTTGACCACGTTCAGGTCGGGAACGAGCCGAAGCGTGGCGGCTCCTGCCCCGCGCTTGAGCCCCTTGCGGACCAGTGTTTCCCCCTTCAGGTGCGATTCGATTTCATGTCGTGCATTCATAACAGAACCTCCAGTGTTGGGTTCACTAATATTCCCGCAGCAGCCTTCGGGGGAGGGTCTCCCACGAGACGTTCTCGATTGGATGATCCGGAGGGCGAACCAGCAGCACCGATGCCCCGCCGCGCAGCACCGTCTTCGGCTTATCCCCGATGGAGACCGGCTCTTCCGGGGCCAGCGTGCTTCCGTCGAGGCCGCGCACCGCGTCGACGTCCGGCTGCTCGAGAAGCTCCCGCACGGTGAGCACCAGCCCGGGGCGTACCCCGGTGAGGCTTCCTCTCATGCGGCCGTCGTCGCCCGACAGTCGCAGCCCCACGCCGGCAAGGGCACCGATCACGCCGTGGCCGGTCCCGCCATGCTCGGACAGGTGCACCCCGAGTCTGCCGGCCAGCTCCGTGGCCTCACTCTTGGTGATCACCTCCAGTTTGGCCCGCCTGCCGAACGCTACCAGCTCGGCAGGGGCTGCGATCTGCTCAAGGACAGCGACGCAGAGTCCCGGATCGGAGCCGTCGGCGCACTCCCGTCCCAGGAAGTCGCAGGCGAAGGAGATCAACTGCGCAAGAGCCCCCTGCTGCATCTCCACCGGAAAGCACATGGTGCTGTTGTGCGAGGTGTAGGGTATGTCGGGATGGACCAGCAACTGGTGCCGGCTGATGAACCCGGCTGTCCCCCAGCCGTTCTCCTCGATGGCTTCGGCGATGAGCGAGGCGATCTCACCGGTTCCCCTGCTGACAGAATTATCCGTATCGTCGATAGCTATCAGTACTCGTACTGGCATGGCGGCTGCTCTCTTTGGAGTGAACGGGAGCGACCGACATACTATAGCATGGTGTTGCAGGAACTTAAGGGGAGGGGGAGCGCTAGGTATGAAAAAAAGTTATTTTTTCTTTGGTAGTGAGGTGTGGTTCGTTGTGCCTATGGACGCTTCGCGTTTGAAGGGATAACCGGTGCAAGAAATGAAAAAGGGTTACGACTATGTCGTAACCCTATTGATTTTTGGCTCCCGAGGTAGGACTCGAACCTACGACACACGGATTAACAGTCCGCTGATCTACCGACTGATCTACTCGGGAATATCTGGTTTTCTTCGCCCTGTGCCGCGAAGAGATTACGTGTATAGCATAGCGGTTTTTGGCTGTCAATAATATTTCTGCTGCCTCTTCAATAGAGCCTGTCATTTTTTGCACGGGGATATTTGCTTGATTTCGTAGTGTCGGCAAATCGATTACTTGTGCTGCAGTCCTGTTCGCATGCCTCATAGAGTCTGCGGCGCGGTGTTCCCTGGCGTTGACATTAATCGCCGCCGCGGGATATATTCAAAACTCTTGATACATTCTCCTGGATGCCAAAAGGACCCCATGAACAGGCAACTCGAAAGGCTGTACCGGACGGCGGCGCTCCTGGCGCTCATCACCATCTTCTACAACATCCTCGAAGGGGTCGTGTCCGCCTGGTTCGGTTTCGAAGACGAATCACTGGCGCTCTTCGGGTTCGGTCTGGACTCCTTCGTCGAGGTGGTTTCCGGCGCGGGCATCTGGCACATGGTGCGCCGCCAGCGGGAAAACCCCGAGCAGGCCCCCGACCAGTTCGAGCGCGGCGCGCTCAGGATAACCGGCGGCGGCTTTTACCTCCTTGCGGCCGGACTCCTCTTCACCGCCGCTTATGACGCCTTTCGCGGCCACGCGCCCACCACCACCTTCTGGGGTATCGTCGTTTCCTGCATCTCCATACTTTCCATGTGGCTGTTGATCCAGCAGAAGGTCAAGGTGGGGAAGGCGCTCGGCTCCCAGGCCATCCTCGCCGACGCCGCCTGCACCAAGGTCTGTCTCTATCTCTCCGTCATCCTGCTTGTCTCCAGCGCCGGCTACTACCTTACCGGCATCGGCTGGCTCGATTCGGCCGGAGCCCTCGGTATCGCCTGGTTCAGCCTGAAAGAGGGGAAGGAGGCCTTCGACAAGGCAAGCGGCCTCCCCTGTTCATGCAGTTGAAGTTCAGCGGGTTAGCCGGAGGCTGACCACAACTTTTCGTGTCGAGACCGCCTGCACCGTTTATGGTGCCGATGACCGGAATCGAAGAGCGACTCCTCTTTGCCCGAACGGATTCGCTCCCCGTAGTGCTCCTACTAAGCTGGTAAAAAAGGAGCAGCTTTTCTTGCGCCCCGTGCAAAGGATGGTAGCCTTTCTCATGTGTTTTGGCTGCTATCGTTTTAACAAAGGAGGGCGCTCGTAGATGCTCAAAGAATTCAAGCAGTTCGCGTTGAAGGGAAACGTGCTCGATCTGGCAATTGCGGTCGTCATCGGCGCGGCCTTCGGCAAGGTGGTAAGCTCTTTCGTCGCAGACATCATCACCCCCCCCATCGGCAGACTCCTCGGCAACATCGATTTTTCCTCCTTGTTCCTCAACCTCTCCAGCACCCCGGTCCGGTCGGTAGCGGAAGCCAAGGCCGCGGGGGTACCAGTGATCGCCTACGGCCTCTTCCTGAACTCCGTGTTCGACTTCGTCATCGTAGCCTTTGCACTGTTCCTGCTGGTGCGGCAGGTCAACAGGCTGATGCCGGCACCGGCCGCACCCGTGACCACCAAGGAATGCCCGCACTGCTGCACCATGATTCCGGTCAAGGCTTCACGCTGCCCCAATTGCACATCCAACCAGTAGGAGCTGAACGAGCCGCGCACCCGAAAAGCTAGACAACATTAGAAGCCTAAACAAACAGAGGAGGTGTCAGATGAAAAAGTACCTGCTGTTGCTTGTTCTGGTTCCAGCACTGTTGTTCACCCTGCTCCCGCAGGCACGCGCCGAAATCAAGGCGCAAAGCTTCTCCCTCTCACCCTTTGTCGGCGGCTACACCTTCATCGGCAAGGAACACCTGGAGACCGCGCCGGCCTTCGGGGTGCGCGGCGGCTACAACCTCACCCAGCACTTCGGACTCGAAGCCGTGTTCGACTACGTTCCCACCGAAGGAAAGCGGAACAGCAACATCGGCGACCTCGATGCCTACAACTACCACCTCGACATGCTTTATCACTTCCTTCCGGACCGGCAGCTGGTTCCCTACGTCGCCGCCGGCTACGGCGGACAGTCCCGCGAAGCGAAGGGAAACTTCGAGACCAGCAGGCCCGCTTTCAATTACGGTGTCGGCTTGAAATACTTCCTCACCGATGCGCTGGCCTTGCGCGGCGATCTGAGGCACCTGATCCTGAGGGAAGACGGCGAGTCGTTCCACAACCTGGAGTACAGCGTCGGCGTTGATTTCGTATTCGGCGGCGTTAAAGCGGCACCTGCAGTTGCGGCCAAACCGGAACCGGCACCGCCGGCACCGGCACCTGCCGAGGAACCGCCGCTGGAGCCGGTGCCTGCGGCTGAGCCGACCCCGGGTCACTACAAGTACTGCGTCACTCTGCACGGCGAGTTCGACATTGACAAGGCGGCCATCCGTCAGGAGGACAAGGATCAGATCGGTGTGGTCTGCGAGTTCATGAAGCAGTATCCGACCACCACCGCCGTGATCGAGGGGCACACCGACAACGTGGGAGCACCCGAGTACAACCTCGGCCTCTCCAAGCGTCGCGCCGAGGCCGTAGTCGACTACATGGTCGCCAGCTGCGGCATCGACCGCTCCCGTCTCGAGGCGCGCGGCTTCGGCATGGCGCGCCCCGTGGCGTCCAACGCCACCGACGAGGGGCGGCAGGCGAACCGTCGTATCGAGGCGATCATCGACTGTGCCTTCGACGTGAAGGAGGTCAAGCCTCCCGAGCGTCTGTGCATGGCGCTGGTGGTCGAATT
It encodes the following:
- a CDS encoding TolC family protein — encoded protein: MIVKTLKLVTVLLLLGMAVREAAAQDSPPVALSLDQAITRGLETNLNAVLARTRVDEAEGTRERRLSSYLPHLRIETPFAWQTRNLRAQGISLPNSPAVVGPFTSYDFRIYGEQNILDLQSYHTIKAAEKEKQARLDDYRDARGGVIRLVTVQYLNAAYTEARVATAQSRVQTSEVLEKLARDQRAAGVADGLDVLRAQVQLANDRQNLLVTRNNAQLALLALSRSVGIDLGTPVTLTDKLAYKPLEPPRIEQGIQAALESRPDYRSLFSQRASLEEQVKASRSRYLPKIVVSGNYGTSGQEMSNLDPTGMLQVNLVLNLFDYDRKGERLELDSRLERNQRQIADLKLGVEQDIREALLNLTSATDQVATAREGAELAERELQYAGDRFRNGIANNIEVVTAQDALARARDNELNALAQHAEAKIALARALGDTEKVYRLFLGIE
- a CDS encoding TetR/AcrR family transcriptional regulator → MSNTTERIPAAAGRQSGRRAKRSEETRERIFRAALSLFAERGFNATTIEAITAAADVGKGTFFNYFDNKESVLLEYRELQMERVAEFVASNRDSDRPLAPLLLQLAVTLTMEQEKSPGLIQSLMTAVFGSETVQKRMAEAMQRNIEQLAVLIARRQQSGELRSDLDAFSIAQSFQRIIFGTMITWSLNPVDPLEENLKKSIQVFVDGARS
- a CDS encoding amino acid kinase family protein, producing the protein MNARHEIESHLKGETLVRKGLKRGAGAATLRLVPDLNVVKIGGHGIIDYGREVVLPLLEEIGELSRENQLMVVTGGGVRVRHILDIGIDLGMPTGVLAELAGKISEQNAEIVTLLLSRWGGSRVKTGDLLDLPTMLHLKLLPVIHGTPPYGLYEHPPETGLIPPHRTDTGALLMAEVLGAKSCILVKNVDGLFTEDPRVNPKAELIEEITVDELIKMDMEDMVLERKMLYLLRDMANVKEIRIVNGHKRGTVGMAIRKEKVGTLIRV
- a CDS encoding cation transporter, giving the protein MNRQLERLYRTAALLALITIFYNILEGVVSAWFGFEDESLALFGFGLDSFVEVVSGAGIWHMVRRQRENPEQAPDQFERGALRITGGGFYLLAAGLLFTAAYDAFRGHAPTTTFWGIVVSCISILSMWLLIQQKVKVGKALGSQAILADAACTKVCLYLSVILLVSSAGYYLTGIGWLDSAGALGIAWFSLKEGKEAFDKASGLPCSCS
- the mscL gene encoding large conductance mechanosensitive channel protein MscL, which codes for MLKEFKQFALKGNVLDLAIAVVIGAAFGKVVSSFVADIITPPIGRLLGNIDFSSLFLNLSSTPVRSVAEAKAAGVPVIAYGLFLNSVFDFVIVAFALFLLVRQVNRLMPAPAAPVTTKECPHCCTMIPVKASRCPNCTSNQ
- a CDS encoding OmpA family protein, with product MKKYLLLLVLVPALLFTLLPQARAEIKAQSFSLSPFVGGYTFIGKEHLETAPAFGVRGGYNLTQHFGLEAVFDYVPTEGKRNSNIGDLDAYNYHLDMLYHFLPDRQLVPYVAAGYGGQSREAKGNFETSRPAFNYGVGLKYFLTDALALRGDLRHLILREDGESFHNLEYSVGVDFVFGGVKAAPAVAAKPEPAPPAPAPAEEPPLEPVPAAEPTPGHYKYCVTLHGEFDIDKAAIRQEDKDQIGVVCEFMKQYPTTTAVIEGHTDNVGAPEYNLGLSKRRAEAVVDYMVASCGIDRSRLEARGFGMARPVASNATDEGRQANRRIEAIIDCAFDVKEVKPPERLCMALVVEFDTGKANIKPQYKDEMAKVADYMKKYPTTTAVIEGHTDNVGGYEYNMKLSRERAESAVQYLVDNFGIEKSRLAAKGYGYTRRIAYNSTAEGRAKNRRINAIIDCVVTK